Proteins from a genomic interval of Epinephelus fuscoguttatus linkage group LG16, E.fuscoguttatus.final_Chr_v1:
- the LOC125903589 gene encoding cytochrome P450 1B1 isoform X1 produces MGSRLPIMDFTLEGINPATPGAVLLACVTLLLSLHLWRWLQQRSLPCLPGPLAWPVVGNAPQLGNAPHLYFTRMAKKYGNVFQVKLGSRAVVVLNGDSIKQALVKQGSEFAGRPDFTSFQYISEGASLAFGTMTDLWKMHRRVAQSTVRMFSTGNPHTKKTFEHHIICEFRELLKLFVEKTKEQQYFQPMTYLVVSTANIMSAVCFGNRYSHEDEEFRQVVGRNDQFTQTVGAGSIVDVMPWLQYFPNPVKTIFENFKRLNVEFSTFIQDKVIQHRKTIQSNTIRDMTDAFIVAMDKLRVKSPLSAEKDYVPPAMGDIFGASQDTLSTALQWIILILVKYPEMQMRLQEEVDRVVDRGRLPSIEDQLQLPYIMAFIYEVMRYTSFVPLTIPHSTTTDTSLNGYPIPKDTVVFVNQWSINHDPALWSHPEVFDPQRFLDQNGALNKDLTSTVLIFSMGKRRCIGEELSKLQLFLFMALIAHQCNITVDPSRPVKLDFNYGLTLKPHAFSIAVTLREDMKLLDAAARQAVPEEVKEEPSLDT; encoded by the exons ATGGGCAG CAGGCTCCCCATCATGGATTTTACATTGGAGGGGATTAACCCGGCGACTCCAGGAGCTGTGTTACTGGCATGTGTGACTCTGTTGCTCTCCCTCCACCTGTGGCGCTGGCTCCAGCAGCGGTCGCTCCCCTGCCTGCCCGGTCCGCTCGCCTGGCCGGTCGTCGGGAACGCTCCGCAACTTGGCAACGCCCCGCACCTATATTTTACGCGCATGGCCAAAAAGTACGGCAACGTCTTCCAGGTAAAACTGGGCTCTCGGGCCGTGGTGGTGCTGAATGGGGACTCCATCAAACAGGCGCTGGTCAAGCAGGGCTCCGAGTTTGCCGGCAGACCGGACTTCACCTCCTTCCAGTACATCTCCGAAGGCGCGAGCCTCGCGTTTGGCACCATGACGGACCTGTGGAAGATGCACCGCAGAGTGGCTCAGTCCACTGTCCGGATGTTTTCAACCGGGAACCCGCACACCAAAAAGACATTCGAGCACCACATTATCTGCGAGttcagagagctgctgaagctgTTTGTGGAGAAAACCAAGGAGCAGCAATACTTTCAGCCCATGACATATCTCGTGGTATCCACTGCCAACATAATGAGCGCGGTGTGCTTTGGGAACAGGTACTCCCATGAGGACGAGGAGTTTCGGCAGGTGGTGGGCAGGAATGATCAGTTCACCCAGACAGTGGGAGCAGGGAGCATAGTGGATGTGATGCCTTGGCTTCAGTACTTCCCCAACCCTGTCAAAACCATTTTTGAAAACTTCAAGAGGCTCAACGTGGAGTTTAGCACGTTTATTCAAGACAAAGTTAtccaacacagaaaaacaatccAGTCAAACACCATCAGAGACATGACAGATGCTTTTATAGTGGCGATGGACAAACTAAGAGTTAAATCACCGCTCTCAGCAGAGAAGGATTATGTGCCTCCCGCTATGGGGGACATCTTTGGAGCCAGTCAAGACACTCTGTCAACTGCCCTGCAGTGGATCATCCTCATACTTGTCAA GTATCCTGAGATGCAGATGCGTCTCCAGGAGGAGGTGGACAGAGTGGTAGACCGCGGCCGACTGCCTTCTATTGAGGACCAGCTGCAGCTGCCTTACATCATGGCCTTCATCTACGAGGTGATGCGCTACACCAGCTTTGTCCCGCTCACCATCCCCCACTCCACCACCACAGACACCTCCCTCAATGGCTACCCCATACCAAAGGACACGGTAGTCTTCGTCAACCAGTGGTCCATCAACCATGACCCGGCCCTGTGGTCCCACCCGGAGGTCTTTGACCCCCAGCGTTTCCTGGATCAGAACGGAGCGTTGAACAAGGACCTGACGAGCACCGTGCTCATCTTCTCCATGGGCAAGCGACGGTGCATCGGCGAGGAGCTGTCCAAGCTGCAGCTGTTCCTCTTCATGGCCTTGATCGCACACCAGTGCAACATCACTGTGGACCCATCCAGGCCAGTCAAGCTGGACTTCAACTATGGTTTGACTCTGAAACCGCATGCTTTTTCCATAGCAGTGACTCTGCGGGAAGATATGAAGCTGCTGGATGCAGCTGCCAGGCAGGCCGTCCCTGAGGAGGTCAAGGAAGAGCCCTCGTTGGACACATAA
- the LOC125903589 gene encoding cytochrome P450 1B1 isoform X2 has product MGRLPIMDFTLEGINPATPGAVLLACVTLLLSLHLWRWLQQRSLPCLPGPLAWPVVGNAPQLGNAPHLYFTRMAKKYGNVFQVKLGSRAVVVLNGDSIKQALVKQGSEFAGRPDFTSFQYISEGASLAFGTMTDLWKMHRRVAQSTVRMFSTGNPHTKKTFEHHIICEFRELLKLFVEKTKEQQYFQPMTYLVVSTANIMSAVCFGNRYSHEDEEFRQVVGRNDQFTQTVGAGSIVDVMPWLQYFPNPVKTIFENFKRLNVEFSTFIQDKVIQHRKTIQSNTIRDMTDAFIVAMDKLRVKSPLSAEKDYVPPAMGDIFGASQDTLSTALQWIILILVKYPEMQMRLQEEVDRVVDRGRLPSIEDQLQLPYIMAFIYEVMRYTSFVPLTIPHSTTTDTSLNGYPIPKDTVVFVNQWSINHDPALWSHPEVFDPQRFLDQNGALNKDLTSTVLIFSMGKRRCIGEELSKLQLFLFMALIAHQCNITVDPSRPVKLDFNYGLTLKPHAFSIAVTLREDMKLLDAAARQAVPEEVKEEPSLDT; this is encoded by the exons ATGGGCAG GCTCCCCATCATGGATTTTACATTGGAGGGGATTAACCCGGCGACTCCAGGAGCTGTGTTACTGGCATGTGTGACTCTGTTGCTCTCCCTCCACCTGTGGCGCTGGCTCCAGCAGCGGTCGCTCCCCTGCCTGCCCGGTCCGCTCGCCTGGCCGGTCGTCGGGAACGCTCCGCAACTTGGCAACGCCCCGCACCTATATTTTACGCGCATGGCCAAAAAGTACGGCAACGTCTTCCAGGTAAAACTGGGCTCTCGGGCCGTGGTGGTGCTGAATGGGGACTCCATCAAACAGGCGCTGGTCAAGCAGGGCTCCGAGTTTGCCGGCAGACCGGACTTCACCTCCTTCCAGTACATCTCCGAAGGCGCGAGCCTCGCGTTTGGCACCATGACGGACCTGTGGAAGATGCACCGCAGAGTGGCTCAGTCCACTGTCCGGATGTTTTCAACCGGGAACCCGCACACCAAAAAGACATTCGAGCACCACATTATCTGCGAGttcagagagctgctgaagctgTTTGTGGAGAAAACCAAGGAGCAGCAATACTTTCAGCCCATGACATATCTCGTGGTATCCACTGCCAACATAATGAGCGCGGTGTGCTTTGGGAACAGGTACTCCCATGAGGACGAGGAGTTTCGGCAGGTGGTGGGCAGGAATGATCAGTTCACCCAGACAGTGGGAGCAGGGAGCATAGTGGATGTGATGCCTTGGCTTCAGTACTTCCCCAACCCTGTCAAAACCATTTTTGAAAACTTCAAGAGGCTCAACGTGGAGTTTAGCACGTTTATTCAAGACAAAGTTAtccaacacagaaaaacaatccAGTCAAACACCATCAGAGACATGACAGATGCTTTTATAGTGGCGATGGACAAACTAAGAGTTAAATCACCGCTCTCAGCAGAGAAGGATTATGTGCCTCCCGCTATGGGGGACATCTTTGGAGCCAGTCAAGACACTCTGTCAACTGCCCTGCAGTGGATCATCCTCATACTTGTCAA GTATCCTGAGATGCAGATGCGTCTCCAGGAGGAGGTGGACAGAGTGGTAGACCGCGGCCGACTGCCTTCTATTGAGGACCAGCTGCAGCTGCCTTACATCATGGCCTTCATCTACGAGGTGATGCGCTACACCAGCTTTGTCCCGCTCACCATCCCCCACTCCACCACCACAGACACCTCCCTCAATGGCTACCCCATACCAAAGGACACGGTAGTCTTCGTCAACCAGTGGTCCATCAACCATGACCCGGCCCTGTGGTCCCACCCGGAGGTCTTTGACCCCCAGCGTTTCCTGGATCAGAACGGAGCGTTGAACAAGGACCTGACGAGCACCGTGCTCATCTTCTCCATGGGCAAGCGACGGTGCATCGGCGAGGAGCTGTCCAAGCTGCAGCTGTTCCTCTTCATGGCCTTGATCGCACACCAGTGCAACATCACTGTGGACCCATCCAGGCCAGTCAAGCTGGACTTCAACTATGGTTTGACTCTGAAACCGCATGCTTTTTCCATAGCAGTGACTCTGCGGGAAGATATGAAGCTGCTGGATGCAGCTGCCAGGCAGGCCGTCCCTGAGGAGGTCAAGGAAGAGCCCTCGTTGGACACATAA
- the LOC125903589 gene encoding cytochrome P450 1B1 isoform X3, with product MDFTLEGINPATPGAVLLACVTLLLSLHLWRWLQQRSLPCLPGPLAWPVVGNAPQLGNAPHLYFTRMAKKYGNVFQVKLGSRAVVVLNGDSIKQALVKQGSEFAGRPDFTSFQYISEGASLAFGTMTDLWKMHRRVAQSTVRMFSTGNPHTKKTFEHHIICEFRELLKLFVEKTKEQQYFQPMTYLVVSTANIMSAVCFGNRYSHEDEEFRQVVGRNDQFTQTVGAGSIVDVMPWLQYFPNPVKTIFENFKRLNVEFSTFIQDKVIQHRKTIQSNTIRDMTDAFIVAMDKLRVKSPLSAEKDYVPPAMGDIFGASQDTLSTALQWIILILVKYPEMQMRLQEEVDRVVDRGRLPSIEDQLQLPYIMAFIYEVMRYTSFVPLTIPHSTTTDTSLNGYPIPKDTVVFVNQWSINHDPALWSHPEVFDPQRFLDQNGALNKDLTSTVLIFSMGKRRCIGEELSKLQLFLFMALIAHQCNITVDPSRPVKLDFNYGLTLKPHAFSIAVTLREDMKLLDAAARQAVPEEVKEEPSLDT from the exons ATGGATTTTACATTGGAGGGGATTAACCCGGCGACTCCAGGAGCTGTGTTACTGGCATGTGTGACTCTGTTGCTCTCCCTCCACCTGTGGCGCTGGCTCCAGCAGCGGTCGCTCCCCTGCCTGCCCGGTCCGCTCGCCTGGCCGGTCGTCGGGAACGCTCCGCAACTTGGCAACGCCCCGCACCTATATTTTACGCGCATGGCCAAAAAGTACGGCAACGTCTTCCAGGTAAAACTGGGCTCTCGGGCCGTGGTGGTGCTGAATGGGGACTCCATCAAACAGGCGCTGGTCAAGCAGGGCTCCGAGTTTGCCGGCAGACCGGACTTCACCTCCTTCCAGTACATCTCCGAAGGCGCGAGCCTCGCGTTTGGCACCATGACGGACCTGTGGAAGATGCACCGCAGAGTGGCTCAGTCCACTGTCCGGATGTTTTCAACCGGGAACCCGCACACCAAAAAGACATTCGAGCACCACATTATCTGCGAGttcagagagctgctgaagctgTTTGTGGAGAAAACCAAGGAGCAGCAATACTTTCAGCCCATGACATATCTCGTGGTATCCACTGCCAACATAATGAGCGCGGTGTGCTTTGGGAACAGGTACTCCCATGAGGACGAGGAGTTTCGGCAGGTGGTGGGCAGGAATGATCAGTTCACCCAGACAGTGGGAGCAGGGAGCATAGTGGATGTGATGCCTTGGCTTCAGTACTTCCCCAACCCTGTCAAAACCATTTTTGAAAACTTCAAGAGGCTCAACGTGGAGTTTAGCACGTTTATTCAAGACAAAGTTAtccaacacagaaaaacaatccAGTCAAACACCATCAGAGACATGACAGATGCTTTTATAGTGGCGATGGACAAACTAAGAGTTAAATCACCGCTCTCAGCAGAGAAGGATTATGTGCCTCCCGCTATGGGGGACATCTTTGGAGCCAGTCAAGACACTCTGTCAACTGCCCTGCAGTGGATCATCCTCATACTTGTCAA GTATCCTGAGATGCAGATGCGTCTCCAGGAGGAGGTGGACAGAGTGGTAGACCGCGGCCGACTGCCTTCTATTGAGGACCAGCTGCAGCTGCCTTACATCATGGCCTTCATCTACGAGGTGATGCGCTACACCAGCTTTGTCCCGCTCACCATCCCCCACTCCACCACCACAGACACCTCCCTCAATGGCTACCCCATACCAAAGGACACGGTAGTCTTCGTCAACCAGTGGTCCATCAACCATGACCCGGCCCTGTGGTCCCACCCGGAGGTCTTTGACCCCCAGCGTTTCCTGGATCAGAACGGAGCGTTGAACAAGGACCTGACGAGCACCGTGCTCATCTTCTCCATGGGCAAGCGACGGTGCATCGGCGAGGAGCTGTCCAAGCTGCAGCTGTTCCTCTTCATGGCCTTGATCGCACACCAGTGCAACATCACTGTGGACCCATCCAGGCCAGTCAAGCTGGACTTCAACTATGGTTTGACTCTGAAACCGCATGCTTTTTCCATAGCAGTGACTCTGCGGGAAGATATGAAGCTGCTGGATGCAGCTGCCAGGCAGGCCGTCCCTGAGGAGGTCAAGGAAGAGCCCTCGTTGGACACATAA